The sequence CGCCCGGTCCCACATGGTGGGTGGCGCGGGTGACGCCGTCCCAGGCGGTGGACTCCTCGGCGATGGTCACGACGCCGGGGCAGCGGCGGTAGACCGTGGCGTTCATCTCCTGGAGGAAGGCGACGGCGTCGAGGTTCTCCCGGCCGCCGTGGACGTTCGGGGTCCAACCGCCGTCCTCGCGCGAGTAGTCGAGGTAGAGCATCGAGGCGACGGCGTCCACCCGCAGGCCGTCGATGTGGAACTCCTCGCACCAGTAGACGGCGTTGGCCACCAGGAAGTTGCGGACCTCGGCGCGGCCGTAGTCGAACTCCAGGGTGCCCCAGTCCGGGTGCGCGGCCCGGGCCGGGTCCTCGGGCTCGTAGAGGGGGCGGCCGTCGAACTGCGCCAGCGCCCAGTCGTCCCGCGGGAAGTGCGCCGGCACCCAGTCCATCAGCACGCCGATACCGGCCTGGTGCAGCGCGTCGACGAGGTGACGGAAGTCGTCCGGGGTGCCCATCCGGGCGGTGGGCGCGTAGAAGCCGGTGACCTGATAGCCCCACGAGCCGCCGAAGGGGTGCTCGGCGACCGGCATGAACTCCACATGGGTGAAGCCCAGGTCCTTGACGTAGGCAGGCAGTTGTTCGGCGAGTCGGCGGTAGGTGAGGCCGGGGCGCCAGGAGGGCAGGTGGACCTCGTAGACGGAGAACGGCGCCTGGTGGACGGGCCGTTCGCCGCGCCGCGCCATCCAGTCGGCGTCCTGCCACCGGTGGTGCGACTCCTCCACGACCGAGGCGGTGGCCGGCGGGCACTCCGTGCGCCGGGCCATCGGGTCCGCGCGGACGGTCTTCGAGCCGTCCGGCCGGGTGATCTCGAACTTGTACAGCTCGCCCTCGCCGATGCCCGGGACGAACAGCTCCCAGATCCCCGACGACCCCAGCGAACGCATCGGATGGGCGGTGCCGTCCCAGAAGTTGAAACCGCCGACGACCCGCACGCCCCGGGCATGCGGCGCCCAGACGCCGAAGCGCGTCCCGGTCACCCCCTGATGGTCCATGGTCCGCGCACCGAGCGCCCGCCACAGCTGTTCGTGCCGGCCCTCGGCGCACAGATGCAGATCGAGTTCGCCGAGCGCGGGAAGGAAGCGGTAGGGGTCCTTGACGGTCACCGTGGCGTCGTCGTAGTCGACCAGCAGCTCGTAGTCGGGAATCGTGCGCAGCGGCAGCACCCCCGCGAACAGCCCGTCCCCCTCGGGGTGCAGCCCGGCGCGCAGCCCCTTCGCCAGGACCGTGACGCTGCGGGCGTACGGCCGCAGCGCCCGCACCAGGACCCCGCCGCGCACCGGATGCGCGCCGAGCAGCGCATGCGGATCATGATGGGCGCCGTCCAGCAGCCGGCGCCGGTCCTCGTCGCCGAGCGGGGCGGCGGCCCGTACCCCGCGGGTTGCGGCCTTCGCGCCGCCCGTGCGGGAGGCGGCGGACTGCCGGGCCTTACGGGCCGGTCCGGGCGCGGGGTCGGGGGCGGAACGCCGGGGCGGCGGCGATCCGGAGGCGCCCCGTGGGGCGTTGGGTGGTGACGACGGGCGGGCGGTCACGGAGGGTGCCTCCTCGGGGCGGGGCGGAGCACGGCGACAACTCAGGGGTCACAGGACGTACGGGAGTCACGGGCGGCGCAGCGGTCACGGGTCAGTCGCCCGCCGCCAGTCGCCGCACCGCGGCCATCGGGACGGCCAGCCAGTCGGGCCGGTGCCGGGCCTCGTACAGCACCTCGTAGACGGCCTTGTCGGTCTCGTAGGCGCGCATCAGCTCGGGCGCCGCGTGCGGATCGAGGCCGCCCGCCTCGGCATAGCCGTGGCAGTAGGCGTCGCGGGTGCGTTGCGCCCACTCCAGCGACCAGGCGTCGCCGCCGGCCGGCCCGCTGCGCGCCGCGTAGTCGAAGGACCGCAGCATCGCGGCGACATCGCGCAGCGCCGGCTGGAGGCGGCGGCGTTCGGCCAGCGGCCGGGCCGGTTCCCCCTCGAAGTCGATCAGCGACCAGCGGCCCTCGCCGGCGGTGCGCAGCGTCTGGCCCAGGTGCAGATCGCCGTGGATGCGCTGGGCGGCCCAGCTCCGCCCGTCGTGACCGAGGGCGGCCAGCGCGTCGAACGCCGTTCGCAGCCGCGGCCGGTAGGGCTCCAGCAGCGGCACCGCCCGTGCGGTGGCCTCCAGCCGGGCATGCATCCGGGCGGCGATCTCGGCGAGCTGCGGCCGGTGCAGTGCGGTGGTCGGCAGGGCGCGGGCGAGCGCGGTGTGCACCTCGGCGGTGGCATGGCCCAGCGCCCGCGCCGGGCCGGTGAAGTCGGACCGTACGGACAGGGCGTGCAGCGCCAGCTGCCAGCCGTCCGCGGAGTCCGGCAGATAGGGCTGGAGCACGCCCAGGGTCGTCGGCTCGCCGCCCTCCTCGGCGGCCTCCGACTCGAACCACGCCACCGGCGCGGGCACCCGCGGGCAGTGGGCTCCGGCCAGCGCCCGCGGCAGTTCCAGATCCGGGTTGAGACCGGGCGCGATCCGCCGGAAGACCTTCAGAATGAACGTATCTCCGTACACCACCGAGGAGTTGGACTGTTCGACGGCGATCGGCCGGGCGGGCAGTCCCGAGGGCAGCTCGGTGTCCGGCTCGCGGCAGAAGCGCAGCGCGCCGATCCGGCCCGGCACCCGCAGCCGCTCCAGCAGCAGCCCGCACAGCCGGCTGTCGAGGAGCGCGTCGTAGACGGTACGGCCGCGCAGCGGACCGCCGGCGGGACGGCCGAGCGCGGCGGGCGCCAGCCGTGGCGGCAGCGCGGGGTGCACCCCGAGCAGCAGCTGGTAGCAGTCGCCCGCGACGGTGGCCCGGGTCGGCGGTGCGGCCTGCTGGGCGCGCACCAGCAGCTGCACCATGCCCGGCGTGCCGCCGTCGGCGGTGCACGGCAGCAGTTCGGTCGCCGAGACCAGTGAGAAGCCGGTGATCAGCCGTCCCTTGCCGGCGAACCAGCGCTGGCGGGGCACCCAGGCGGCGAGCAGCGGCGCGAGGGAGGACAGCAGATCGGGGGCGGCATGGAGCGGACGGTCAGGGGTCCTTCGGGTGGCACGGGTCGAGGCGGTCTCCGACATGGCGTCGCGTCCTTTCCCCGGGCACACGACAGATAGCGCAAAGTGTCCCGGAATGCGGCCTTGACTGTGCGGCGGCGCGGTGGGGGTACCCCCAGACGGAGGTCCGTGGGAGTCGTGCCCGAGCGAAAGGTCAAAAAACGCCCGTACGCGCATACGGCCGCGTACGGGCGGATTTCTGGGAGCCGGCGCCCGGTGGGGCGGCTCCGGTCGGTCGGCGCCCGTGCGGGGCTCAGGCGGCGGGGTTCCTGCGCAGCCGGAACCAGTAGAAGCCGTGGCCCGCGAGGGTGAGCAGGTACGGCAGTTCGCCGATCGACGGGAAGCGGACGCCACCGATCAGTTCGACCGGATGACGGCCGCTGAAGGCCGTGAGGTCCAGCTCCGTCGGCTGCGCGAAGCGCGAGAAGTTGTTCACGCACAGGACGAGGTCGTCGTCCGCGCCGCCGGTGCCGGGCGATTCCCGCAGGTAGGCGAGGACCGCCGGGTTGCTGGAGGGGAGTTCGGTGTAGCTGCCGAGGCCGAACGCCGGGTTCTGCTTACGGATCTCGATCATCCGGCGCGTCCAGTGCAGCAGCGAGGAGGGCGAACTCATCGCCGCCTCCACATTGGTGACCTGGTAGCCGTAGACCGGATCCATGATCGTCGGCAGCGAGAGCCGACCGGGGTCGCAGGAGGAGAATCCGGCGTTGCGGTCCGGCGTCCACTGCATCGGGGTGCGCACCGCATCGCGGTCCCCGAGCCAGATGTTGTCGCCCATGCCGATCTCGTCGCCGTAATAGAGAATCGGCGAACCGGGCAGGGACAGCAGCAGCGCGGTGAACAGCTCGATCTGGTTGCGGTCGTTGTCGAGCAGCGGGGCGAGCCGGCGGCGGATGCCGATGTTGGCGCGCATCCGCGGGTCCTTCGCGTATTCCGCGTACATATAGTCGCGCTCTTCGTCCGTGACCATTTCGAGGGTCAGCTCGTCGTGGTTGCGGAGGAAGATGCCCCACTGGCAGCCGGACGGGATCGCCGGGGTCTTGGCGAGGATCTCCGACACCGGGTAGCGCGATTCCCGGCGCACCGCCATGAAGATCCGCGGCATGACCGGGAAGTGGAACGCCATATGGCATTCGTCGCCGCCGACCGCGTAATCACCGAAGTAGTCGACGACGTCCTCCGGCCACTGGTTGGCCTCGGCCAGCAGCACGGTGTCCGGATAATGCGCATCGATCTCGGCGCGCACCCGCCGGAGAAAGGCGTGCGAGGCGGGCAGATTCTCGCAGTTGGTGCCCTCCTCGGCGTAGAGATACGGCACCGCGTCCAGCCGGAAACCGTCGATGCCCAGGTCGAGCCAGAACCGCAGGGCGGAGATCATCTCCTCCTGCACCGCCGGGTTCTCGTAATTGAGATCCGGCTGATGGGAGAAGAAACGGTGCCAGTAGTACTGCTTGCGCACCGGGTCGAAGGTCCAGTTGGACGCCTCGGTGTCGACGAAGATGATCCGGGCGTCGCCGTACTGCTTGTCGTCGTCCGCCCAGACGTAGTAGTCGCCGTACGGCCCTTCCGGGTCGGTGCGCGACTCCTGGAACCACGGGTGCTGATCGCTGGTGTGGTTCATCACCATATCGATGATGACCCGCATACCGCGCTGGTGCGCGGCGTCCACGAATTCCACGAAGTCGGCCAGATCACCGAATTCGGGAAGCACCGAGGTGTAATCGGAGACATCGTATCCGCCGTCCCGCAGCGGTGATTTGAAGAACGGCGGCAGCCACAGGCAGTCCACCCCCAGCCATTGCAGATAGTCGAGCTTCGATGTGATGCCCTTGAGATCCCCGACGCCGTCGCCGTTGCTGTCCTGGAACGACCGCACCAGGACTTCGTAGAAGACGGCCCGTTTGAACCAGTCGGGATCGCGGTCTTTCGCCGGTGTGTCCTCGAACGTGTCGGGGACGGGCTCATTGACGATCAATTGGGTGACCCTCCGATCGGTGAGGACGGTCGCAGTGACAGCACATGAGCGGGTGCGGGCGTACGACCCGGCTCCAGGCGCACATAGTTGTCCCTGCCCCAGTGGTAGGTGTCGCCGGTGAGCTCGTCGCGCACCGGCAAGGAATCGTGCCGGCCGAGGCCGAGTTCCGGCATGTCCAACGACACCGTCGCCTCGTGGGTGTGGTGCGGATCGAGGTTGACCACTGTGAGCACCGTGTCGGCCTCGTCCCCGTGGCCCGACCGCTTGGAGTAGGCGATCACGGAATCGTTGTCGACGTGGTGGAAGTGCAGGTTGCGCAGCTGCTGGAGCGCCGGATGGCGGCGCCGGATGCGGTTGAGCGCGGTGATGAGGGGGGCGATGGTACGCCCTTTCCGGGCCGCCGACTCCCAGTCGCGGGGCCGCAGTTGGTACTTCTCGGAGTCGAGGTACTCCTCGCTGCCCGCCCGCAGCGCGGTCCCCTCGCACAGCTCGTAGCCTGCGTAGACACCCCAGGTGGGAGAGAGCGTGGCGGCCAGTACGGCGCGCACCTCGAAGGCCGTGCGGCCGCCGTTCTGAAGGTAGGCGTGCAGGATGTCCGGGGTGTTGACGAAGAAATTCGGCCGCAGATAGTCGGCGCTGACGCGGGACAGCTCGGTGAGGTACTCGGTCAGCTCCTGCTTGGTGTTGCGCCAGGTGAAATAGGTGTACGACTGGTGGAAACCGATCTGCGCGAGGGTGTGCACCATCGCGGGACGGGTGAACGCCTCGGCCAGGAACAGGACATCGGGGTCGGTGCGGTTGATATCGGCCAGCACCTTCTCCCAGAACGCCACCGGTTTGGTGTGCGGATTGTCGACGCGGAAGATCCGTACGCCCTTGGCCATCCAGAAGCGCAGCAGCCGCTCCGTCTCGCGCACCAGCCCCCGGAAGTCCGTGTCGAAGGCGAGGGGGTAGATGTCCTGGTACTTCTTCGGCGGGTTCTCGGCGTAGGCGATGGAGCCGTCGGCGCGGTGGTGGAACCACTGCGGGCGCTGCTCGACCCAGGGGTGGTCGGGGGAGCACTGGAGGGCGAGGTCCAGGGCCACCTCCATCCGCAGGTCGCGGGCGGTGCGCACGAAGTGGTCGAAGTCCTCGAAGGTGCCCAGGTCCGGGTGGAGGGCGTCGTGGCCGCCGTCGGCGGAGCCGATCGCCCAGGGCGAGCCGACGTCGTCCGGCCCGGCGGACAGCGCGTTGTTGCGGCCCTTGCGGAACGATGTGCCGATGGGGTGGACGGGCGGGAGGTAGACCACGTCGAAGCCCATCGCGGCGACGGCGGGCAGCCGTTCGGCGGCGGTGCGCAGGGTGCCGGCGACGACGCTGCCGTCGGGGGCGGTGATCGCGCCCTCGGAGCGCGGGAAGAGCTCGTACCACGAGCCGTACAGGGCGCGCCGGCGCTCGACGATCAGCGGCATCGGGCGGGAGACGGTGAGCAGTTCGCGCAGCGGATGGCGGCTCAGGGCCCCGGTGACCTCGGGCAGGAGCGCGGCGGCGAGGCGGGCGGCGGCGGGGAGTTCGGTGTTGCGCAGCGCGTCGACGGCGTCCAGCACCGCCTCGCGGCCGTCGCTCTTGGGGACGTCGGCGGCGGCCCGCTCGTGCAGTTCGGCGCCCTCGGCGAAGGTGAGTTCGGTGTCCATGCCCGCGGGGATCTTGACGGCGGCGTGCCGGCGCCAGGTGGTGAGCGGGTCGGACCAGGCTTCGACGGTGTACGTCCAGCGGCCTTCGAGGGCGGGGGTGACCTCGGCGCTCCAGCGGTCGGTGCCGGGAGCGACCTCGTGCATCGGGGTCCAGGGGCCGCAGCGGCCGGCGGGATTGCGGAGGACGACGTTCGCCGCGACCGCGTCATGGCCTTCGCGGAAGACCGTGGCCGAGACCTCCAGCGTCTCGCCGACCACCGCCTTCGCCGGGCGGCGGCCGCAGTCGATCTGCGGGCGGATGTCCAGTACAGGGATGCGACCGATCATGGGCTCACCTGGGCTAGTGATGCTCTGCGCGATTTTGTCCTTTCTATCCGCTCCACGGTAGGGGGGCGGGTTCCGGGCATCGGCGCTCCTGTCCGCTTTCACTCGGTTGGCGGTGACTGCGGCGGGCGACGGCCCATGGGTGAGCCTGCCCGGGATACGCCGCCGGGCAATCGGGTGCGCAGGTGAACTACTCGTTCGTAACCCCTCGCAGGGTGGGGAACGGCACTGCCATGGTGCGGCTCGCCTCCTCAACTCAGGTGAATCACAGGGGGTTTGAATCACAAGGGAGGTGCGTGTGCACATGTCCGGCGGCGCGCGGGGCCCGTCGGTGTCACACCGCAGCCTCTCGCCAGGAGGGAGCCCGTACAAGAGCGCATCAGGGGGTGGATTCGGCCATATCGCCGTACGCGGTGGTAAGGGCGGGCGGACGCGCGAAGGCGGTGTCCGGAGAAACTCCGGACACCGCCCGCTGCGGGGTCATGTCACCCCGAGACGTTCATCTCGTCTGCTCAGGAGGTCACTTGACCGCGACGCCGGCCCAGGCCGACTCGACGCCCTTGACCTCGGCGCTGTCCTTGCCGTAGAGGTCCGTGGCGGCCTTGACGGTCGCCTCGCGGGCACCCTTGTAGTCGGTGTTGGAGGTCATGTACTCGGTCAGGGCCTTGAACCAGACCTTCTCGGCCTTGTCCCGGCCGATGCCGGTGACCTTGGAGCCGTCCGCCGTCGGGCTGTCGTAGTGGACGCCGTTGATGTCCTTCGCGCCGCTGCCCTCGGACAGCAGGTAGAAGAAGTGGTTGGCGACGCCCGAGGAGTAGTGCGGGTCGAGGCCACCGGTGCTGGAGTCCCAGAAGTCCTTCGACTGGCCGTCCTTGCTGGGCTTGTCCATGTAGCGCAGCGGCTTGCCGTCACCGTTGATGTCGATCTTCTCGCCGATGAGGTAGTCGCCCGGGTCCTTCGGGTTCTTGGCGAAGAACTCGACCGAGGTGCCGAAGATGTCCGAGGTGCCCTCGTTGAGGCCGCCGGACTCGCCGCTGTACGTCAGGTTGGCGGTCGCGGAGGTGACACCGTGCGACATCTCGTGCGCCGCCACGTCCAGGGCGGTCAGCGGCTTCTTGTCGTCCTGGCCGTCGCCGTAGGTCATGCAGAAGCAGCTGTCGTCCCAGAAGGCGTTGACGTAGCTGTGGCCGTAGTGGACGCGGGAGGTGGCACCCTTGCCGTCGCCCTTGATGCCGCTGCGGCCGTGCACGGTCTTGTAGTAGTCCCAGGTCTCGGCGGCACCGTAGTGCGCGTCGACGGCGGCGGTCTGCGGGTTGTCGGCCTTGCCGGTGCCCCAGTTGTCGTCGTCGTCCGAGAACGGCTTGCCGTCGCCGCTCTCGCTGTTCCCGAGGTCGAGGGTCTTGTGGCCGCCGCGACCGTCGTCGGTCAGCGTGTACTTGCCGCCGTCCTTCTTGGTGCCCAGCTCGACGCTGCCGCTGTACTCGCTCTCGCCCTTGCCGGTGTGGATGTCGTCGTACTGGAAGAGCTTCTTGCCGGTGTTGGCGTCGGTGATGACGTGCAGCCGGCTGGGCGTGCCGTCCTTGGCGACGCTGGTGACGACGGTGTCGTAGGCGAGGGTCGGGGTGCCGGAGGCGGCCCAGACGACCTTGCGCGCGGTCTTTGCCGCGGGCGACTTGGCGCCCAGGGTCTTGGCCGCGACACCCTGCGCCGACTGCTGGGCGGCCGACGGGGCGATCTTCGCCGTGGTGGACGCGACCGTGATGCGCTTCTGGGTGGCCTTGGTGGTGCTCTTGATGGCGCCGCCCTTGGCCGTGTGGACGACCATGTCGCCGCCCAGGACCGGCAGTCCGTCGTAGGTGCGCTCGTAGCGGGTGTGCGTGGTGCCGTCGGCGTCCTTGATGACGTCCTTGACGACCAGCTTCTCCTTGGAGCCGAGGCCGAGGGCGGCCGCGGTGTGCGCCTTGGTGGCGTCCGCGTCGCGCAGCAGCTCGGCGCGGTGCGAGGCGCTCAGTACGAGCGGGGAGCCGCCCAGTGGGGTGGGCTGCTTCGGGGCCGGCGAGGCGCCGGCCGTGCCGACCGTGATACCTGCGGCCAGAAGGGCCGCCGCCGCGAGGGCGGTACCGGTCACACGGGTCTTACGGGATATGCGGGGGGTCACGCGGACTCCTTCAACTTTGCCAAGTGGTGGGGGTGCAAAGCGATGCGGGTGTGACGTGCGTTCGGGAAGACTGCCATTCGAACGCGTGCATGTCAGGAGTTTGCTAAAGGTTTGGCTGAAAATTGTCCGTTGAGTAGTTCCCGCCGTCCGTTTAACGGAAAGGGGGCGCTGCCCCAGCACTCCCTGGGGCAACGCCCAACTCGCCTCCCTCACTGGTCAGTTGGGGTGCATCCCACCTCTGGGCCCACCCGCCGCCCCCTTGAGCACATCAAGATGAAGCGAAGATGAAGGCCGGAGAGGCCGCACCGTCAGAACGTGAGCTTCCAGTCGTTGATGTAGCCCGAGTCCTCCGCGTAGACGTCCTGGACCCGCAGCTTCCAGGTCCCGCTCGCCGTCTTGGACGAGGCGTTGACGGTGTACGTCGTCTTCACGTTCGCCGCGGAGTCGTACGGGTCGGAGTTCTTCAGCCGGTACGCCGTGCCGTCCGGGGCGATCAGGTCGATGACCAGGTCGCCGCGGTAGGTGTGCACGATGTCCACCCCGACCTTCAGCGCGCTCGGCGCCTTGCCGGTGCGGTTGACGGTGATCGGCGAGGTGACCGCCGCGCCCGCGTCCGGGATCGCCACGTCGTCGGAGTTCTCGAAGACGCTGCCGCCGCCCGCCGCGTTGACAGTCCAGCTGAAGGAGGCGGTACCGGTCTTCTTCGCCGAGTCGGTCACCGTCACCGTGACGCTGCTGGTGCCGGCCGTGGTCGGCGTCCCGGAGATCAGACCGGTGCTCGCGTTGAGCGACAGCCCGGCCGGCAGCCCGCTGGCCGCGTAGGTCAGCGCGCCCGCCGTCCCGCTGCTGGCCTTGATCTGGAGGCTCGCCGCCTGGCCCACGGTGCTGGTCTGGTTGCCCGGGTTGGTGACGGTGACCCCGCCGCCGTCCGGGACGCGCGAGCCGACGTTGACCGCCGCCCAGGTGTTGGCGACCGTGTTGTACGAGGCGCTGCCCTGGCCGAAGAGGTCCGCCGCGGCCTGGAGCGTGGCGGTACGGGCGCCCGCGTAGTCGGTGTTGGCGTTCATGTACTGGCTGAGCGCCTTGAACCACACCTGCTCGGCGTTGGCCCGGCCGATGCCCGGAACGGGCAGGCCGTCGTAGGTCGGGCTGTCGTAGTGGACGCCGTTGATGTCCTTCGCGCCGCTGCCCTCGGACAGCAGGTAGAAGAAGTGGTTGGCGACGCCGGAGGAGTAGTGCACGTCCTTGTTGCCGACATCGCTGGACCAGTAGTCCGCCGACGACCCGTCCTTGGAGGGCTTGTCCATGTAGCGCAGCGGGGTGCCGTCCCCGTTGATGTTGATCTTCTCGCCGATGAGGTAGTCGCCGGGATCGGCGGGGTTGTTGGCGTAGAACTCGACCGAGGTGCCGAAGATGTCCGAGGTCGCCTCGTTGAGGCCGCCGGACTCGCCGCTGTACTCCAGGCCCGCGGTGGCCGCGGTGACACCGTGCGACATCTCGTGGCCGGCCACGTCCAGCGAGGTCAGCGGGTCGTTGTTGCCGCTGCCGTCGCCGTACGTCATGCAGAAGCAGCTGTCGTCCCAGAAGGCGTTGACGTAGCTGTCGCCGTAGTGGACCCGCGAGTACGCGCCGACGCCGTCCCCGCGGATGCCGCTGCGGCCGTGCACGTTCTTGTAGTAGTCCCAGGTCTCCTGCGCGCCGTAGGCGGCGTCCACACCGGCGGTCTGGGCGTTCTGCGGCGTCCCGTCGCCCCAGGTGTCGTCGGCGTCGGTGAACAGCGAACCCGTCCCGGACGAGCCGTGCTTGAGGTCGTAGGTCTTGTGGTTGCCGCGGGTGGGGTCGGTCATGGTGAAGTTCGGCGCCGAGCCGGACGTGCCGAAGTTCACCTTGCCGCTGTACTCGCTGTTGCCGACGCCCTTCTCGATGCCCTGGTACTGGAAGATCCGGGCGCCGGTGGTGGCGTCGGTGACGACGTGCAGCTGGTTGGGCGTGCCGTCGTCCTGAAGTCCGCCGACGACCGTCTCGTAGGCGAGGACCGGCTTGCCGTCGGCGACCCACACCACCTTGCGCGGTGCCTTGGCCGCCGCGGTCTTCTTCGACCCGAGCGCCTGCGCCGCCTTGACGGCCTTCGCCGCGGCCGCGGCCGGATGCACCGTGGCGGTGGTGCTCGCCACCGTGATCTGCGAGCGGACGGCCTTGGTGACGCCCTTGAGCGCGCCGTTCCCGCTTCGGTGCACGACGAGATCGCCGCCGAGCACCGGCAGTCCGTCGTAGGTGCGCGCATAGCGCGTGTGGACGGTGCCGTCGACGTCCTTCGAGACGTCCTTGACGACCAGCTTCTCCTTCGCGCCCAGCTTCAGCAGCCTGGCGGTCCGGGCGGTGGTCGCGCCGGCCACCCGTATCAGCTCCGCACGCTGGGACGGGGACAGCTTGGCCGGCAGGGCGCCGGGGCGGGGTACGGCGTGCGTGGTGCCGGGCCGCGGGGCGGCCGCGGTGCCGGTGCCGGCCTGGATTCCGACGCCGAGCATTGCGGTGACGGCGACGAGCGCGCCGGTCGCAACGGCGCGTCCATGGGGGGTGCGTCTCACACTGACTCCTTCTGCGGTGGCCGCGACATGACGGTGCGGCCGAGGGGGACCGGGCGGTCTGTCGGCCGTCCGGGCAGAGCGAGGCAGAACTCTTGGAGCGTGTGGGGGGTGACGTACGGTGGTGCGCGGGTGGAGGTGCACGCCATGCGCAGGTGCAGACGTACCTGTCGTGCGGATGTACCTGTGGTGCAGACGTACCTGCCGTGCAGAGGTACTTGCCGTGCAGACGGTGCAGGCAGTGCAGATGGTGCCGGTGGTGCGGCGGCCGGGCGGGCGTGGTGCTGTGGGGGCCCGTGCGGCGGTTGCGGGGAAGAGTCCCACCACAGATGGCCGGTTGTCAGGGTCCGTTCAACTAATTGGCCGGAAAACGTCCGTTGGGCGGAATCGATGTCCGGAAGCCGGACGGGACCGGGGGCGGTGCCGCGCTCCGCCCCCGGCCGGGCCGCCCGGCTACCCCACGCTCTCGCGCCAGGCGCGGTGCAGGCGGGCGAAGTGGCCCTGTCCGGCGGTCAGTTCGGCGGGCGGGCCGTCCTCGACGATCCGGCCGCCGGCCATGACCAGGACGCGGTCGGCGGTCTCGAC is a genomic window of Streptomyces gilvosporeus containing:
- a CDS encoding M4 family metallopeptidase; amino-acid sequence: MRRTPHGRAVATGALVAVTAMLGVGIQAGTGTAAAPRPGTTHAVPRPGALPAKLSPSQRAELIRVAGATTARTARLLKLGAKEKLVVKDVSKDVDGTVHTRYARTYDGLPVLGGDLVVHRSGNGALKGVTKAVRSQITVASTTATVHPAAAAAKAVKAAQALGSKKTAAAKAPRKVVWVADGKPVLAYETVVGGLQDDGTPNQLHVVTDATTGARIFQYQGIEKGVGNSEYSGKVNFGTSGSAPNFTMTDPTRGNHKTYDLKHGSSGTGSLFTDADDTWGDGTPQNAQTAGVDAAYGAQETWDYYKNVHGRSGIRGDGVGAYSRVHYGDSYVNAFWDDSCFCMTYGDGSGNNDPLTSLDVAGHEMSHGVTAATAGLEYSGESGGLNEATSDIFGTSVEFYANNPADPGDYLIGEKININGDGTPLRYMDKPSKDGSSADYWSSDVGNKDVHYSSGVANHFFYLLSEGSGAKDINGVHYDSPTYDGLPVPGIGRANAEQVWFKALSQYMNANTDYAGARTATLQAAADLFGQGSASYNTVANTWAAVNVGSRVPDGGGVTVTNPGNQTSTVGQAASLQIKASSGTAGALTYAASGLPAGLSLNASTGLISGTPTTAGTSSVTVTVTDSAKKTGTASFSWTVNAAGGGSVFENSDDVAIPDAGAAVTSPITVNRTGKAPSALKVGVDIVHTYRGDLVIDLIAPDGTAYRLKNSDPYDSAANVKTTYTVNASSKTASGTWKLRVQDVYAEDSGYINDWKLTF